Proteins encoded by one window of Paenibacillus sp. DCT19:
- a CDS encoding TrkA family potassium uptake protein, with the protein MKKQQFAVIGLGRFGSSLAQELMELGYEVLGIDKNEEVVEDISELVTHAVVADATDEEVLRSLGIRNFDCGIVAIGDDIQTSILTAILLKELGVKTVVAKAISVLHGRALDKLGIDRVVYPERDMGVRVAHQLVTPNLLDYIELSNNYSIVEMKVPECLHNKTLSSLNARVRFGCSIVALQKEAGVIIAPTALDSLQTGDIMVIIGTNDNIERFEEEVISQED; encoded by the coding sequence ATGAAAAAACAGCAGTTTGCAGTGATTGGGCTTGGACGGTTTGGCTCCAGTTTGGCACAGGAATTAATGGAACTTGGCTATGAGGTGCTCGGTATTGACAAAAATGAAGAGGTTGTCGAAGATATCAGTGAATTGGTCACTCATGCCGTTGTAGCTGATGCAACAGATGAGGAAGTGCTGCGCTCCCTCGGCATCCGGAATTTCGACTGTGGCATCGTAGCGATTGGGGACGATATTCAGACAAGCATCCTGACTGCGATATTGTTAAAAGAGCTTGGTGTAAAAACGGTGGTAGCCAAAGCCATCTCTGTTCTTCACGGCCGTGCGCTGGATAAACTCGGCATTGACCGTGTCGTGTATCCTGAACGGGATATGGGAGTGCGGGTTGCCCATCAGCTGGTAACTCCGAATTTGCTGGATTATATCGAGCTATCCAATAACTACAGTATTGTCGAAATGAAAGTTCCTGAATGTCTGCATAACAAGACGCTGTCCTCACTGAATGCGCGTGTACGCTTTGGATGTAGCATCGTTGCGTTGCAGAAGGAGGCAGGCGTCATAATTGCTCCTACGGCGCTAGACTCCCTCCAGACCGGGGATATTATGGTCATTATCGGTACCAACGACAATATTGAGCGCTTTGAAGAAGAGGTAATCAGCCAAGAGGACTAA